From a region of the Acidimicrobiales bacterium genome:
- a CDS encoding mandelate racemase/muconate lactonizing enzyme family protein encodes MAQIRSVTAEILTDRTLSNLVVEVEDTDGVVGQGEAWWGLRDAAEPGREARPIKSVVDDLLAPRLVGREADEIESIWFELSDWGYRYADQGIFTMGLSGVDLALWDLLGKRLNRPVMSLFGGPAQAAIRGYASLPPLREPALLVAETARAIEYGFTAVKLHELDPELTGLLRTEFGDSLDIMVDVNGHFDVVEAIEHGRRLSQFGIVWFEEPVRPMRDHRAITRVAAAVPCAVAGGENEYTLEDFDRLLRTGAITYLQPEITKIGGLTAARRVSTLAELHSVALSPHNFRLGPALYASIQWGFTSPATKWLEIPWVRPQVGFSHRAQLPPLVDGMVLPPTGPGLGVVIAD; translated from the coding sequence ATGGCTCAGATCAGGTCTGTCACAGCCGAGATCCTCACCGACCGGACCCTTTCGAACCTGGTGGTCGAGGTCGAGGACACCGACGGCGTGGTGGGCCAAGGCGAGGCGTGGTGGGGTCTCAGAGACGCTGCGGAGCCAGGTCGAGAGGCCCGGCCCATCAAGTCGGTCGTCGACGATCTGTTGGCGCCCCGACTGGTGGGCCGCGAGGCCGACGAGATCGAAAGCATCTGGTTCGAACTGTCGGACTGGGGCTACCGCTACGCCGACCAGGGAATATTCACCATGGGGCTGTCGGGCGTGGATCTCGCCCTTTGGGATCTGCTGGGCAAACGCCTCAACAGGCCCGTTATGTCGTTGTTCGGTGGGCCGGCCCAGGCGGCTATCCGCGGCTATGCCAGCCTGCCTCCGCTACGAGAGCCGGCCCTGTTGGTGGCCGAGACTGCCCGGGCCATTGAATACGGGTTCACAGCCGTGAAGCTCCACGAGCTAGATCCAGAACTGACCGGTCTGCTGCGAACCGAATTCGGCGACTCGCTCGACATCATGGTCGACGTCAACGGGCACTTCGATGTCGTCGAAGCCATCGAGCACGGTCGGCGCCTCAGCCAGTTCGGCATCGTCTGGTTCGAGGAACCGGTGCGACCCATGCGCGACCACCGCGCCATCACCAGGGTCGCAGCGGCGGTGCCGTGCGCCGTCGCCGGCGGCGAGAACGAGTACACCCTCGAGGACTTCGACCGTCTGCTTCGCACCGGTGCCATCACTTATCTGCAGCCCGAGATCACCAAGATCGGCGGGCTCACCGCAGCCAGGCGGGTCAGCACGCTGGCCGAGCTGCACAGCGTGGCGCTGAGCCCCCACAACTTCAGACTGGGGCCTGCGCTGTACGCATCGATCCAATGGGGCTTCACGAGTCCGGCCACGAAGTGGCTCGAGATCCCGTGGGTGCGCCCCCAGGTCGGTTTCTCGCACCGGGCTCAGCTGCCACCACTGGTCGACGGCATGGTGCTGCCGCCGACCGGCCCGGGCCTGGGCGTAGTCATCGCGGACTGA
- a CDS encoding acyl-CoA dehydrogenase family protein, with product MSASSTNTGSSHAASSTEEIRLEARKWLADNWSPGMDRSHWLDMVIDRGFAVPTWPTEWHGLGLSADQGRAIATEFAAVRAPGSGQDIHNLWANTLLTFGTEQLKHKLIRPLLRSEVAMCLLYSEPGAGSDLAGLQTRAERDGDEYVVTGQKVWTSGAHLAEYGMLIARTDWDVPKHRGISFFFLPMRQPGIEIRPIRQITGEKHFNEVFIDGARVPAENLLGGLGDGWRVLQTALAYERSVMGDSARGPRASEDEEFGRTDSKGAEIDLVSLAREYGRADDPTIRQELMRVHSLRQVNKWNAARAKAQLKQGTSSPILSLGKLAMSRILHDGAHLQRLIIGPQAMLAGPANPDGDAANFMSLNAYFTSIGGGTDQIQRNIIGERVLGLPKEPELDRDVPFRNVAKASTTR from the coding sequence ATGAGCGCATCCTCGACCAACACCGGCTCGTCACACGCTGCTTCCTCGACCGAGGAGATCCGCCTAGAGGCGCGCAAATGGCTCGCCGACAACTGGTCGCCGGGTATGGACCGAAGCCATTGGCTCGACATGGTCATCGACCGTGGCTTCGCGGTGCCGACGTGGCCCACCGAGTGGCACGGGCTGGGGCTCAGCGCCGACCAGGGCCGAGCCATCGCAACCGAGTTCGCCGCGGTGAGGGCGCCCGGCTCGGGCCAGGACATCCACAACCTGTGGGCCAACACCTTGCTGACGTTCGGTACCGAACAGCTGAAGCACAAGCTGATCCGCCCCCTGTTGCGCAGCGAGGTCGCAATGTGCCTGCTGTACTCAGAACCCGGTGCCGGCTCTGATCTGGCCGGGCTGCAGACACGCGCCGAGCGCGACGGCGACGAATACGTGGTCACCGGCCAGAAGGTGTGGACCTCGGGTGCCCATCTGGCCGAGTACGGCATGCTCATCGCCCGCACCGACTGGGACGTTCCCAAGCACAGAGGCATCTCGTTCTTCTTCCTGCCCATGCGCCAACCCGGCATCGAGATCAGGCCCATCAGACAGATCACGGGTGAGAAACACTTCAACGAGGTGTTCATCGACGGTGCGAGGGTGCCGGCCGAGAACCTTCTTGGCGGCCTGGGCGACGGCTGGAGGGTGCTGCAGACCGCACTGGCCTACGAGCGTTCGGTGATGGGCGACTCGGCGCGCGGACCCAGGGCGTCCGAGGACGAGGAGTTCGGCCGCACCGACAGCAAGGGCGCCGAGATCGACCTCGTTTCGCTGGCCAGAGAGTACGGCCGCGCCGACGATCCGACGATTCGCCAGGAGCTGATGCGCGTGCACAGCCTGCGCCAGGTCAACAAGTGGAACGCGGCCAGGGCCAAGGCTCAGCTCAAGCAGGGGACGTCGTCTCCGATCCTGTCGCTCGGCAAGCTGGCCATGTCGCGGATCCTGCACGACGGCGCCCACCTGCAGCGGCTGATCATCGGGCCCCAAGCCATGCTGGCCGGACCTGCCAACCCCGACGGCGACGCGGCCAACTTCATGTCGCTCAACGCCTACTTCACGTCCATCGGTGGAGGCACAGACCAGATTCAACGCAACATCATCGGCGAGCGGGTACTGGGCCTGCCCAAAGAACCCGAGCTCGATCGCGACGTTCCGTTCCGCAACGTCGCCAAGGCCTCGACCACCCGCTGA
- a CDS encoding fumarylacetoacetate hydrolase family protein: MRIANHDGRAVIVVDDMVADIAVVSGGEFGPDPMSLYERWDAFVEFARAVTDTTGALDQSLLGCPVPAPRQSFAIGLNYRKHAEESGLQVPSVPATFTKFPASLSGPFDDIEIVGDTVDWEVELVAVIGRRADRVDAADGWAHIAGLTVGQDISDRTLQMAAGAQFSLGKSRRGYGPMGPWLVTPDEFENPDDLALGCSVDGEVMQSDRTSDLVFSVPQLVAELSSVLPLLPGDVIFTGTPSGVGMARRPPRMLQPGQLLETWVEGIGTIRNRCV, translated from the coding sequence GTGAGAATCGCGAACCACGACGGTCGGGCCGTCATCGTCGTCGATGACATGGTGGCGGACATCGCTGTCGTTTCGGGCGGCGAATTCGGCCCAGATCCGATGTCGCTCTACGAGCGGTGGGATGCCTTCGTCGAATTTGCCCGAGCCGTGACCGACACGACGGGTGCGCTCGACCAGTCGTTGCTCGGGTGCCCGGTGCCGGCCCCGCGGCAGTCGTTCGCCATCGGTCTGAACTATCGCAAGCACGCCGAGGAGTCGGGTTTGCAAGTGCCCTCGGTTCCCGCGACCTTCACCAAGTTCCCCGCTTCGCTGTCGGGGCCATTCGACGACATCGAGATCGTCGGCGACACCGTGGACTGGGAGGTCGAACTGGTAGCCGTCATCGGCAGACGTGCTGATCGTGTCGACGCGGCAGACGGCTGGGCACATATCGCCGGGTTGACCGTTGGCCAAGACATCAGCGACCGAACCCTGCAGATGGCTGCGGGCGCCCAGTTCTCGCTGGGCAAGTCGCGCCGGGGTTATGGGCCGATGGGGCCCTGGTTGGTGACGCCGGACGAGTTCGAAAACCCCGACGACCTGGCGCTCGGTTGCTCGGTCGACGGAGAGGTCATGCAGTCCGACCGCACCAGCGACCTGGTGTTCAGCGTGCCTCAGCTGGTCGCCGAGCTGTCGTCGGTGCTTCCGTTGCTGCCTGGCGATGTCATCTTCACCGGCACACCCTCGGGCGTGGGTATGGCGCGCAGGCCGCCTCGGATGCTGCAGCCCGGCCAGCTTCTGGAGACCTGGGTCGAGGGCATCGGAACCATTCGCAACCGCTGCGTCTGA
- a CDS encoding SDR family NAD(P)-dependent oxidoreductase: protein MGQKWTTQDMPDQSGRVAVITGANSGLGLETARALVAKGAHVVMAVRSLERGQEAADDIKRDVPDAQLEVQQLDLASLESIRAAAAHVVNAHDRIDLLINNAGVMYTPQQKTADGFEMQFGTNHLGHFAWTGLLLNRLVGTDGSRVVTVSSVGHKIRSRIDFDDLQSEKSYDRVVAYGRSKLSNLLFTYELQRRLSNAGAPTQALAAHPGVSDTELGRHIPGAKLLRPVVGLMLQGPDMGALPTLRAAVDPQATGGQYYGPGGFMEVRGYPVVVESNADSHDQETQQRLWAVSAELTGVTYPV, encoded by the coding sequence ATGGGCCAAAAGTGGACAACCCAGGACATGCCTGATCAGTCGGGCAGGGTCGCGGTGATAACGGGTGCCAACTCGGGCCTGGGCCTCGAGACCGCGCGGGCTCTTGTAGCCAAGGGCGCACACGTCGTGATGGCTGTGCGCAGCCTCGAGCGCGGTCAGGAGGCGGCCGACGACATCAAGCGTGATGTACCTGACGCCCAGCTCGAGGTTCAGCAACTCGACCTGGCATCGCTCGAATCGATCCGCGCTGCGGCAGCCCACGTGGTCAACGCCCACGATCGAATCGACCTGCTGATCAACAACGCCGGGGTCATGTACACCCCGCAGCAAAAGACGGCAGACGGTTTCGAGATGCAGTTCGGCACCAACCACCTGGGCCACTTCGCCTGGACAGGGTTGTTGCTGAACCGCCTGGTCGGCACCGATGGGTCTCGGGTGGTCACGGTCAGCAGCGTCGGGCACAAGATCCGGTCGCGCATCGACTTCGACGATCTCCAGAGCGAAAAGAGCTACGACCGCGTCGTCGCCTACGGCCGCTCGAAGCTGTCGAACCTGCTGTTCACCTACGAGCTGCAGCGCCGCCTGTCGAACGCCGGCGCGCCGACCCAGGCGCTGGCTGCCCATCCCGGCGTGTCCGACACCGAACTCGGACGCCACATCCCGGGTGCGAAGCTGCTGCGGCCTGTGGTGGGGCTGATGCTGCAGGGTCCTGATATGGGCGCGCTACCCACGCTCCGGGCCGCCGTCGACCCACAGGCGACTGGCGGCCAGTACTACGGGCCGGGCGGGTTCATGGAGGTCAGAGGGTATCCGGTGGTTGTCGAGTCGAACGCCGACTCACACGACCAAGAGACGCAGCAGCGACTTTGGGCGGTTTCGGCCGAACTGACCGGGGTGACCTACCCGGTCTGA
- a CDS encoding YwiC-like family protein codes for MQSVEHPAPGSGPEGARPRPLWRQVAIPTEHGGWSLTAEPIVLGLVVEWSPAGAALGLAAMLAFVARTPLKVVLVDRWRGRTLDRTQVAARIATAELVAIAALGLAAFSWSLDPRFWVPLAVAAPLVGVELWFDMRSRSRRLVPELAGTVGMGSVVTAIVLAGDGSASLALGLWAVVSARAAAAIPYARNQVLRAHGRPITRWHSDLAQALAAAAVLMAWLLGAVPLGALVAVAGAALLNLGWSRGPVRPAKVVGMQQLFLGVAVVVVTAVAVLG; via the coding sequence GTGCAAAGCGTCGAACACCCAGCGCCCGGATCGGGGCCCGAAGGGGCGCGACCCAGGCCCTTGTGGCGCCAAGTGGCGATACCTACCGAACACGGGGGATGGAGCCTCACCGCCGAACCGATCGTGCTGGGGCTCGTCGTCGAATGGTCGCCAGCAGGCGCAGCGCTGGGCCTTGCTGCCATGCTGGCGTTCGTCGCCAGGACGCCCTTAAAAGTGGTGTTGGTCGACCGCTGGCGTGGCCGCACTCTCGACCGAACGCAGGTGGCCGCAAGAATCGCCACCGCCGAGTTGGTTGCGATCGCAGCCCTGGGTTTGGCCGCGTTCTCCTGGTCGCTCGACCCCCGGTTCTGGGTGCCCCTGGCGGTTGCCGCGCCATTGGTCGGTGTCGAGCTGTGGTTCGACATGCGCTCGCGCAGCAGGCGACTAGTGCCGGAGCTGGCCGGAACCGTGGGAATGGGGTCGGTGGTTACCGCAATCGTGTTGGCCGGCGATGGGTCGGCGTCGCTGGCCTTGGGCCTTTGGGCCGTCGTGTCAGCTCGTGCAGCTGCGGCTATCCCATACGCCCGAAATCAGGTGCTCAGAGCTCACGGGCGTCCGATCACGAGATGGCACAGCGACCTGGCCCAGGCTCTGGCCGCCGCTGCGGTGCTGATGGCGTGGCTGCTGGGTGCGGTCCCGCTGGGCGCGTTGGTGGCCGTGGCCGGCGCCGCGTTGCTGAACCTGGGGTGGTCGCGAGGCCCGGTTCGACCCGCAAAGGTCGTGGGCATGCAGCAGCTGTTCCTGGGTGTGGCGGTGGTGGTCGTCACCGCTGTTGCGGTGTTGGGCTGA
- a CDS encoding cold-shock protein — protein MQGTVKFFNSEKGFGFISREGEDDVFVHYSNIEGSGFRSLTEGQKVEFEVGAGRKGPEAQNVRAI, from the coding sequence ATGCAAGGAACTGTCAAGTTCTTCAATAGCGAAAAGGGCTTCGGCTTCATTTCGCGCGAAGGCGAGGACGATGTGTTCGTCCACTACTCCAACATCGAGGGGAGTGGCTTCCGGTCGCTCACCGAAGGACAAAAGGTGGAGTTCGAGGTCGGCGCCGGCCGGAAGGGCCCTGAGGCCCAGAACGTACGAGCCATCTGA
- a CDS encoding TIGR03617 family F420-dependent LLM class oxidoreductase, with protein MIVESLLPLGKLDPGLREPDTPLDIRRFAELARTAEEVGLGAVLVEETKDDPLQLLALGSTTTSTIQLGTSVAMAFPRSPTATALSAWSLSKVSNGRFLLGLGTQVRAHIERRYGLKWHAPAPWMRDYVNAMRAVWDCWQNRTPLQFESQHYKLDVMVPLFDPGPIEHPDIPVHIAAIGPNMCALAGEVADGVRLHPVCTPRYIDERVLPNLARGAARTDRNVDDVEVCMKPLIGTAPDEERLEKVVRTVRARVAFYLSTPSYRQTFELHDWGDIARQASVLSREKRWDELPGLVSDEMLNTVATIGTYDEIAAKLNERYANRVDRIEFSIPVETPDDAERFRSILADIE; from the coding sequence ATGATCGTCGAATCGCTCCTTCCACTCGGAAAGCTCGACCCGGGGCTGCGCGAACCCGACACGCCGCTGGACATCAGGCGCTTTGCAGAGCTGGCCCGCACCGCCGAGGAGGTGGGTCTCGGAGCAGTGCTGGTGGAGGAAACCAAGGACGATCCGCTCCAGCTGCTGGCGCTCGGTTCGACCACGACCTCGACGATCCAGCTCGGGACCTCGGTGGCGATGGCATTCCCGCGCAGCCCAACGGCCACGGCCCTGTCGGCCTGGTCGCTGTCGAAGGTGTCCAACGGTAGGTTCCTGCTGGGTTTGGGCACCCAGGTGAGGGCTCACATCGAGCGGCGCTATGGCCTCAAATGGCACGCCCCGGCGCCGTGGATGCGCGACTACGTCAACGCCATGCGGGCGGTCTGGGACTGTTGGCAGAACCGCACCCCGCTGCAGTTCGAGAGCCAGCACTACAAGCTCGATGTGATGGTGCCCCTGTTCGACCCCGGCCCCATCGAGCATCCCGACATCCCCGTGCACATAGCGGCCATCGGTCCCAACATGTGCGCCCTCGCCGGCGAGGTCGCCGACGGGGTGCGATTGCACCCGGTGTGTACCCCCCGATATATCGACGAGCGGGTTCTGCCAAACCTCGCCAGGGGAGCCGCACGCACCGACCGCAACGTCGACGACGTGGAGGTCTGCATGAAGCCGCTCATCGGCACCGCTCCAGACGAGGAGCGCCTCGAAAAGGTGGTGCGCACGGTGCGCGCCCGTGTGGCGTTCTACCTCTCGACCCCGTCGTATCGCCAGACCTTCGAACTGCACGACTGGGGAGACATCGCAAGGCAGGCTTCGGTGCTGTCGCGCGAGAAACGCTGGGACGAGCTGCCCGGCCTGGTCAGCGACGAGATGCTGAACACCGTGGCCACGATCGGCACCTACGACGAGATAGCGGCCAAGCTCAACGAGCGCTATGCAAACCGGGTCGATCGCATCGAGTTCTCGATTCCTGTCGAGACCCCCGACGATGCCGAGCGCTTCCGCTCGATCCTCGCCGACATCGAATAG
- a CDS encoding 3-methyl-2-oxobutanoate hydroxymethyltransferase: MARLTVKDLLDAKGTRRFCQVYIRNAKEAAACNAAGVDMVIHWEGGDIAAVRAAAPDAFLTVGLVYGRHASIPEALGAAYRALELGADAVYCPQSLAYVEAFAAEAIPTVGHVGFVPYKRTWMGGFKAVGKTADDAWRIYRDALAYQDAGAFAVEIEIVPAAVAAEISSRLDLLTIGMGAGSGCDAQYLFATDILGDNEGHIPRHAKVYRDHRAEYKRLYEDSIAAFSEFRADVISGAYPTPQHSLGIDPDELSRFRSLIDDTP, from the coding sequence ATGGCTCGGTTGACCGTGAAGGACCTGCTCGATGCCAAGGGCACCCGCAGGTTTTGCCAGGTCTACATCCGAAACGCCAAGGAGGCGGCCGCTTGCAACGCGGCCGGCGTCGACATGGTCATTCACTGGGAGGGTGGCGACATCGCCGCGGTCAGAGCGGCCGCACCCGACGCCTTCCTCACGGTAGGCCTGGTCTACGGCCGTCATGCAAGCATTCCCGAAGCGCTGGGTGCCGCATATCGGGCCCTCGAGTTGGGTGCCGACGCTGTGTACTGCCCCCAGAGTCTGGCCTACGTCGAGGCGTTTGCTGCCGAGGCGATACCCACCGTTGGCCACGTCGGTTTCGTCCCCTACAAGCGCACCTGGATGGGTGGTTTCAAGGCCGTGGGTAAGACGGCCGACGACGCTTGGCGTATCTACCGCGACGCGCTGGCCTATCAAGACGCCGGCGCGTTCGCCGTGGAGATCGAGATCGTTCCTGCGGCGGTCGCCGCCGAGATCTCGTCGCGCCTCGACCTGTTGACCATCGGTATGGGCGCCGGGTCGGGGTGTGATGCGCAGTACCTGTTCGCAACCGACATCCTGGGCGACAACGAGGGGCACATACCACGTCACGCCAAGGTCTACCGAGACCACCGGGCCGAGTACAAGCGCCTGTACGAAGACTCGATAGCCGCCTTCTCGGAGTTTCGAGCCGACGTGATCTCGGGCGCATATCCGACGCCCCAGCACAGCCTCGGTATCGACCCCGATGAGCTCTCCCGGTTTCGTTCGCTCATAGACGACACCCCATAG
- a CDS encoding amidase yields MSEQPWTGDVVGLVDAFRAGERSPSEELEATLAAVEASDLNAVCYIDAEAAREAAANADVSLPFGGVPLAVKELLAVAGWPATQASLALADQVFDRDSVSVERLKAAGAVAAVQTTSSEFGGTNQTFTKLHGATRNPWNRERTPGGSSGGSAAGVAGGLFALATASDGGGSIRIPAGFCGLIGLKSTYGRIPRGPGVILGNATSVEGSVNRSVRDAARFLDVTNGFDLRDPKSLPRVEGYEAGLGSHLDEIKTLRVAVVPDLGCATVGPETTELVIAAADELIAASGMQRVEIDLQLPRIMAAWGLTGAIGVRKSLGDRWPACADDLGSIERAGHRSAEQRIDINSLARAEARRVELDEAMAEMFGHADIVLAATNPAPAFGADSWLPSVFEGVEAHANNNGALTAPSNIFGNPAIALPIGLSSDGLPVSLQALAPHYREDLLLDLALVWERDHPVKLAAA; encoded by the coding sequence ATGAGCGAACAGCCGTGGACCGGAGACGTAGTGGGCCTCGTCGATGCGTTTCGGGCGGGCGAGCGAAGCCCGTCAGAGGAGCTCGAGGCCACCCTGGCCGCCGTCGAGGCGAGCGACCTCAACGCGGTGTGCTACATCGACGCCGAAGCGGCCCGCGAGGCGGCCGCCAACGCCGATGTTTCGCTGCCGTTCGGTGGAGTGCCGCTGGCGGTGAAAGAACTGCTCGCCGTTGCGGGGTGGCCTGCCACCCAGGCCTCGTTGGCTCTGGCCGACCAGGTGTTCGACCGCGACAGTGTGTCTGTCGAGCGGCTGAAGGCGGCTGGGGCCGTGGCAGCGGTGCAGACGACCTCGAGTGAGTTCGGCGGCACCAATCAGACGTTCACGAAGCTGCACGGTGCGACCCGCAACCCGTGGAACCGCGAGCGAACACCGGGTGGCAGCTCGGGTGGCTCGGCGGCGGGCGTCGCCGGTGGCCTGTTCGCCCTGGCAACCGCCAGCGACGGCGGCGGATCGATTCGTATACCCGCGGGCTTCTGCGGCCTCATCGGGCTGAAGTCGACGTACGGGCGTATCCCGCGTGGTCCTGGCGTGATCTTGGGCAATGCGACTTCGGTCGAGGGGTCGGTCAACCGCAGCGTGCGCGACGCTGCCCGCTTTCTCGATGTGACCAACGGATTCGACCTGCGAGACCCCAAGTCGCTGCCGCGTGTCGAGGGCTACGAAGCCGGTCTCGGTTCGCACCTGGACGAGATCAAGACACTGCGCGTAGCGGTGGTTCCAGACCTGGGTTGTGCAACCGTGGGTCCAGAGACCACCGAGCTGGTCATCGCCGCCGCCGACGAGCTGATAGCGGCCAGTGGCATGCAGCGGGTCGAGATCGACCTGCAGTTGCCCAGGATCATGGCGGCTTGGGGACTGACGGGTGCCATCGGCGTCCGCAAGTCGCTGGGCGACAGATGGCCGGCCTGTGCCGACGATCTGGGCAGCATCGAAAGGGCAGGGCACCGGTCGGCCGAGCAGCGCATCGACATCAACTCGCTGGCTCGTGCCGAGGCCAGGAGGGTCGAGCTCGACGAGGCCATGGCCGAGATGTTCGGCCATGCCGACATCGTTCTGGCAGCGACCAACCCCGCCCCGGCATTCGGCGCCGACAGTTGGCTGCCGAGCGTGTTCGAGGGTGTCGAAGCCCACGCCAACAACAACGGCGCACTCACCGCACCTTCCAACATCTTCGGCAACCCGGCCATCGCGCTGCCTATAGGTCTCTCCAGCGATGGCCTGCCGGTGAGTTTGCAGGCGTTGGCGCCGCACTATCGCGAAGACCTGTTGCTGGATCTGGCACTGGTGTGGGAGCGCGACCACCCGGTGAAGCTCGCCGCCGCCTGA
- a CDS encoding YdeI/OmpD-associated family protein has product MKHPPSASEHPATWKFDYPIYHAESRAQWRSWLAANHRGLRGVWLCSWRNHVDSPRCPYPEAVEEAICFGWIDSTVGIIDDERGVQLYTPRKAKSTWTRLNRRRVADMEAAGLMTDAGRRAVEVAKANGWWTILDPVEDLIEPAELAAALDRETAARNNWNQFPPTARKAMLWWVISAARDDTRAKRIDRIVADAAQGKRAQG; this is encoded by the coding sequence ATGAAGCACCCACCGTCGGCGTCAGAACACCCCGCAACGTGGAAGTTCGACTACCCGATCTACCACGCAGAGAGCAGGGCCCAATGGCGCTCGTGGTTGGCCGCCAACCATCGAGGCCTCAGAGGCGTGTGGCTGTGCTCTTGGCGCAACCACGTCGACTCACCTCGGTGCCCCTACCCCGAGGCTGTCGAGGAGGCGATCTGCTTCGGCTGGATCGACTCGACGGTCGGCATCATCGACGACGAGCGCGGGGTTCAGCTGTACACCCCGCGCAAGGCCAAGAGCACCTGGACCCGACTCAATCGCCGGCGGGTGGCCGACATGGAGGCCGCCGGGCTGATGACCGATGCCGGCCGCCGTGCCGTCGAGGTCGCCAAGGCCAACGGCTGGTGGACGATCCTCGACCCTGTCGAGGACCTCATCGAACCCGCCGAACTGGCGGCCGCGCTCGACCGCGAAACCGCCGCCCGCAACAACTGGAACCAGTTTCCGCCAACGGCGCGCAAGGCGATGCTGTGGTGGGTGATCAGTGCTGCGCGCGACGACACCCGAGCCAAGCGGATCGACCGGATAGTTGCCGACGCAGCCCAGGGCAAGAGGGCGCAGGGCTGA
- a CDS encoding Fur family transcriptional regulator, producing the protein MEPVSRADFAAEIHDHVSARLAHNEQRYTAGRRRLVEVLSQAGRPVTLPEITELEPDLAPSSAYRNLDVLEQCGVVHRVAGSAEHAHFELAEPLLDHHHHLICIDCGAISDIQLDDELEALVDKHLASAARAVGFEPLRHSLDLHGRCARCSGR; encoded by the coding sequence ATGGAACCGGTCTCCAGAGCCGACTTCGCCGCCGAAATCCACGACCACGTCTCTGCGCGCCTCGCCCACAACGAACAGCGCTACACGGCCGGTCGTCGGCGCCTGGTCGAGGTACTGAGCCAGGCTGGGCGGCCCGTCACACTGCCCGAGATAACCGAACTCGAGCCCGACTTGGCGCCCAGTTCGGCCTATCGAAACCTGGACGTGCTAGAGCAGTGCGGCGTGGTGCACCGCGTTGCGGGCAGCGCCGAACACGCCCACTTCGAGCTCGCAGAGCCCCTGCTCGACCACCATCACCACCTGATCTGCATCGACTGTGGTGCCATATCCGACATCCAACTCGACGACGAGCTCGAGGCCCTGGTCGACAAGCACCTGGCATCGGCCGCAAGGGCGGTCGGGTTCGAACCGCTGCGGCACAGCCTCGATCTTCACGGCCGGTGCGCCCGGTGTAGCGGCCGATGA